From Haloglomus litoreum, the proteins below share one genomic window:
- a CDS encoding PGF-CTERM sorting domain-containing protein: MKDTTPSTGRWRRVLTALVAVLMVTSVAIGAGAGAAAAAADGPTQQSLQEDDDGTGNQTLDPADDIFVRENGDAVLYYEDESDAGSELSNGEYGLSVGRGIFYGLIVSDLDEAPNATGSASAVLEPGSLTADGELTAARPEAIQELSLTVDGVRTQENNRFDADGRVAVATRSAPSLRLIESADVSLQSTVAPDSLDASGSLNAQTSTQLGQPMAGSFELVEGQGTYTLQAAQNQTVREFARDQWDSEERARQTIRQRYASVAEQLGGSATVTLSSYAFTNTSQRGVYRLDVDYTVEYEGVDEGLERQAAAFLANSEQFDLSRTAASDIAANVTKLEIERIAADYRMQAQSVEGSFDIQLENYNDALLAGLDALEGYSPPEQEVPIQPEQLEDLRAQIEAQQAADLTRTYSFSASHTLPSSSQAVIEFQAQSRTENWQAYVSELESRDITVANQEYSLAADTSGDQIVANGSLSVEQEDLVDSTVDQFLNATEQGAAEDPETEQARQFIRAFREAGFQKARMDVEVTEGDVTFEAGAKFEDMAAFRDVLEQSGQLDLSISGVVGRTNESGSLNQYVYVNGAVEAGASESAVRELSVVDEDTTVHMPGTYDRSFPEMDIERAFNYLELEPPTPTPTAGGDGGDGGDGGDGGDGGAGTSTGGQPGFGAVVALVALVAAALLARRQH, translated from the coding sequence ATGAAAGATACAACTCCCTCCACGGGGCGCTGGCGTCGGGTGCTGACGGCACTGGTCGCCGTGCTGATGGTCACGAGCGTGGCCATCGGCGCGGGGGCGGGTGCCGCGGCGGCGGCTGCCGACGGTCCGACCCAGCAGTCCCTCCAGGAGGATGACGACGGTACCGGTAACCAGACACTCGACCCGGCGGACGACATCTTCGTCAGGGAGAACGGCGACGCCGTCCTCTACTACGAGGACGAGAGCGACGCCGGCTCCGAACTCTCGAACGGCGAGTACGGTCTCAGCGTCGGTCGTGGGATCTTCTACGGCCTGATCGTGAGCGACCTGGACGAGGCGCCGAACGCGACGGGCTCGGCGAGTGCGGTCCTCGAGCCGGGCTCGCTGACGGCGGACGGCGAGCTGACGGCCGCCCGGCCGGAGGCCATCCAGGAGCTGAGCCTGACCGTCGATGGCGTCCGGACCCAGGAGAACAACCGGTTCGACGCCGACGGGCGCGTGGCCGTCGCGACGCGGAGCGCCCCGTCGCTTCGGCTCATCGAGTCGGCCGACGTGTCCCTCCAGTCGACCGTCGCGCCGGACTCGCTCGACGCCTCCGGTAGCCTGAACGCCCAGACCTCGACGCAGCTGGGCCAGCCGATGGCGGGCTCCTTCGAACTCGTCGAGGGCCAGGGCACGTACACGCTGCAGGCGGCCCAGAACCAGACGGTCCGCGAGTTCGCGCGGGACCAGTGGGACAGCGAGGAGCGCGCCCGGCAGACCATCCGGCAGCGCTACGCGAGTGTCGCCGAGCAGCTGGGTGGCAGCGCCACCGTGACGTTGAGCTCCTACGCCTTCACGAACACCAGCCAGCGCGGGGTCTACCGGCTCGACGTTGACTACACCGTCGAGTACGAGGGCGTCGACGAGGGGCTGGAGCGGCAGGCGGCCGCGTTCCTGGCCAACTCCGAGCAGTTCGACCTCTCCCGAACGGCGGCCTCGGACATCGCCGCGAACGTGACCAAGCTTGAGATCGAGCGCATCGCCGCGGACTACCGGATGCAGGCCCAGTCCGTCGAGGGCAGCTTCGACATCCAGCTGGAGAACTACAACGACGCGCTGCTGGCCGGCCTGGACGCGCTCGAGGGCTACTCGCCGCCCGAGCAGGAGGTCCCCATCCAGCCCGAGCAGCTCGAGGATCTCCGCGCACAGATCGAGGCCCAGCAGGCCGCCGACCTGACGCGGACGTACTCGTTCAGCGCCTCCCACACGCTGCCGTCCAGTTCACAGGCTGTCATCGAGTTCCAGGCCCAGTCCCGGACGGAGAACTGGCAGGCCTACGTGAGCGAGCTGGAGAGCCGCGACATCACGGTCGCGAACCAGGAGTACTCGCTGGCCGCCGACACGTCCGGTGACCAGATCGTCGCGAACGGCTCGCTCAGCGTCGAGCAGGAGGACCTGGTGGACAGCACGGTCGACCAGTTCCTCAACGCGACCGAGCAGGGAGCCGCCGAGGACCCGGAGACCGAGCAGGCCCGGCAGTTCATCCGCGCGTTCCGCGAGGCCGGCTTCCAGAAGGCCCGCATGGACGTCGAGGTCACCGAGGGTGACGTGACGTTCGAGGCGGGCGCGAAGTTCGAGGACATGGCCGCGTTCCGTGATGTCCTCGAGCAGTCCGGCCAGCTCGACCTCTCGATCAGCGGGGTCGTCGGCCGCACCAACGAGAGCGGCTCGCTGAACCAGTACGTCTACGTCAACGGGGCCGTCGAGGCCGGCGCCAGCGAGAGCGCCGTCCGCGAACTCTCCGTGGTCGACGAGGACACCACGGTCCACATGCCCGGGACGTACGACCGCTCGTTCCCCGAGATGGACATCGAGCGCGCGTTCAACTACCTCGAACTCGAGCCGCCGACGCCCACGCCGACCGCCGGTGGTGACGGCGGCGATGGCGGCGATGGCGGTGACGGCGGCGATGGCGGCGCCGGGACGTCCACCGGTGGACAGCCCGGCTTCGGCGCCGTAGTCGCACTCGTCGCGCTCGTCGCGGCGGCGCTGCTCGCTCGCCGCCAGCACTGA
- a CDS encoding DUF7322 domain-containing protein: MDPFSVVAEEDDDAGERLADGVGSLSTGTFRAFVTALLLAQGGLFAASLGLLLAWFRGQVLLGGALFLGGTAALVATVGIVHWHGQRDRAGER, translated from the coding sequence ATGGATCCGTTCTCCGTGGTCGCCGAGGAGGACGACGACGCGGGCGAGCGACTCGCGGACGGTGTAGGATCGCTCTCCACGGGGACCTTCCGGGCCTTCGTCACGGCCCTGCTGCTGGCGCAGGGCGGCCTGTTCGCCGCGAGTCTCGGCCTCCTGCTGGCCTGGTTCCGGGGACAGGTACTGCTCGGAGGCGCGCTCTTCCTCGGCGGAACGGCCGCGCTCGTCGCGACCGTCGGTATCGTCCACTGGCACGGGCAGCGGGACCGAGCGGGGGAGCGTTGA
- a CDS encoding DUF7289 family protein, protein MGDERLGVYVHPPPSESRQGPDRGQSAVIGYALLIGMALLGTVAVVALGGAALTDTQTQASLERVEHQMTLFDSRAAMVALSESDTQTIELGQGAGSYRVEEGTGRITITHVGFTEDSSNFNLDGNSVDDGPNDDDHEVYSSELGSVVYERGGTSIAYQGGGVWRVGSGEPRMVSPPEFHYRGSTLTLPVVETTAGDSSSGAGTIGARVRPADTDPFARKYPDPGGSTYPDSDRYRNPVEQGYIVIEVESKYYAAWADYFRKRTEGDVTVDESTETARLELVTLGSQGDFTFDSASDSIRIRGKDGGYALNEFDMDLYPDGQNNDAFNSFKWSLHTENAEGDKLELSLEKGSGSGSARCNGGSPNPGAELTVYYYDDSADEHEMWTAPIEMTCDDYDGDGQDDARLNLDLSSSTTMATPDSGGTVRYFGTEGDYRDPDFDDGVPGETDLSYSGSDTESLDVVVNHYSALMGDEFTLNVYDQTGGNGAICYADTGSNCQPASGTLSYDGNNRVVTYLHITENRVEVELD, encoded by the coding sequence ATGGGCGATGAACGCCTCGGTGTGTACGTGCATCCCCCTCCGTCCGAAAGCCGCCAGGGACCGGACCGCGGTCAGTCGGCGGTCATCGGGTACGCGCTGCTGATCGGTATGGCGCTGCTAGGAACAGTAGCCGTGGTCGCGCTGGGGGGCGCGGCACTCACCGATACGCAGACGCAGGCCTCGCTGGAACGGGTGGAACACCAGATGACGTTGTTCGACTCCCGGGCCGCGATGGTGGCCCTGAGCGAGTCGGACACCCAGACCATCGAGCTGGGCCAGGGCGCCGGGAGCTACCGGGTCGAGGAGGGCACCGGACGGATCACCATCACCCACGTCGGGTTCACCGAGGACTCGTCGAACTTCAACCTCGACGGCAACAGCGTCGACGACGGCCCCAACGACGACGACCACGAGGTCTACTCCTCGGAACTCGGCTCGGTCGTCTACGAACGGGGAGGGACCAGCATCGCCTACCAGGGCGGTGGCGTCTGGCGCGTCGGCTCGGGCGAGCCACGGATGGTGTCGCCGCCGGAGTTCCACTATCGGGGCTCGACGCTCACCCTCCCCGTGGTCGAGACGACCGCCGGCGACAGCAGTAGCGGCGCCGGCACCATCGGCGCCCGCGTGCGCCCCGCGGACACCGACCCGTTCGCCAGGAAGTATCCCGACCCCGGTGGTAGCACCTACCCCGACAGCGACCGGTACCGGAACCCCGTCGAGCAGGGATACATCGTCATCGAGGTCGAGAGCAAGTACTACGCCGCCTGGGCGGACTACTTCCGCAAGCGGACCGAGGGCGACGTGACGGTCGACGAGTCGACCGAGACCGCCCGACTCGAACTGGTCACGCTCGGCTCGCAGGGCGATTTCACCTTCGACAGCGCCTCCGACAGCATCCGGATCCGCGGCAAGGACGGCGGGTACGCGCTGAACGAGTTCGACATGGACCTCTACCCCGACGGCCAGAACAACGACGCGTTCAACAGCTTCAAGTGGAGCCTCCACACGGAGAACGCGGAGGGTGACAAGCTCGAGCTGAGTCTCGAGAAGGGCTCCGGCTCGGGGTCCGCCCGCTGCAACGGCGGCAGTCCGAACCCGGGCGCCGAGCTCACCGTCTACTACTACGACGACAGCGCGGACGAACACGAGATGTGGACCGCCCCCATCGAGATGACCTGTGACGACTACGACGGGGACGGTCAGGACGACGCCCGCCTCAATCTCGACCTCTCCAGCTCGACCACCATGGCGACGCCGGATAGCGGCGGGACGGTACGGTACTTCGGGACCGAGGGGGATTACCGCGACCCCGATTTCGACGACGGGGTACCGGGCGAGACCGACCTCAGCTACTCGGGCAGCGACACCGAGTCGCTCGACGTCGTCGTCAACCACTACTCCGCGCTGATGGGCGACGAGTTCACGCTGAACGTCTACGACCAGACGGGAGGGAACGGGGCCATCTGCTACGCCGACACCGGCTCGAACTGCCAGCCGGCGAGCGGGACGCTGTCGTACG